From one Natronorubrum sediminis genomic stretch:
- a CDS encoding class I adenylate-forming enzyme family protein, with protein MQGLTLSWLAERNAYKFPEKEAIVLTPVEGGRTAITNATFDKRINQVANGLRRRGIERGDNVAVYTVNSIPTLEMYLGAMRIGALPVPINHRFQADEVRYVLEDSNAELLFFDDHAVDIVDEISADPAMPGETLFYGKDRPDYADDYIDFREQSGTNSIEIVSSRVDEAMLMYTSGTTGDPKGCLLTHDNIIQMTVNGIVEKAFEGRNVNVDGRGLIVTPLFHIAAFGMFVNNYYAGATTVLMDGFEPNRVMNVIEEEAVTSGFFVPMMARALLAVDDFEDYDLSAFEEFGIGAAPSGKELKETISKAFDADLQEAFGQTELSPTTTLLQPSQALDHPDSVGKPVLNVLFKVIDPKTREEVDPGEIGQVCYRGPTMFNGYYGMPERTEETFDDEGFFVSGDLVRQDEDGFVEFVGRADNMIITGGENVYPAEIEETLHEHPAVDEVAIVGTPDDTWGERIKAAIVPIDGGEPSADELQRYVGERLADYKKPREFVFLESLPRNPTGKVLKAPLEDEAGEMVGWES; from the coding sequence ATGCAAGGGTTGACGCTGAGCTGGCTCGCGGAGCGAAACGCGTACAAGTTCCCCGAAAAGGAAGCGATCGTACTGACACCCGTCGAGGGGGGTCGAACTGCCATCACGAATGCCACGTTCGACAAACGGATCAATCAAGTCGCAAACGGGCTGCGACGACGCGGCATCGAGCGAGGCGACAACGTCGCCGTCTACACGGTGAACTCGATCCCGACGCTCGAGATGTACCTCGGTGCCATGCGAATTGGCGCGTTGCCAGTGCCCATCAACCACCGGTTTCAGGCCGACGAGGTGCGGTACGTCCTCGAAGACTCCAACGCGGAACTGCTCTTCTTCGACGATCACGCTGTGGATATCGTCGACGAAATTTCAGCCGACCCAGCGATGCCAGGTGAGACGCTGTTCTACGGGAAAGACCGACCCGACTACGCCGACGACTATATCGACTTCCGTGAACAGTCCGGCACCAACTCCATCGAAATCGTCTCCTCTCGAGTCGATGAGGCGATGTTGATGTACACCTCGGGGACGACCGGCGACCCGAAAGGCTGTCTGCTCACCCACGACAACATCATCCAGATGACGGTCAACGGAATCGTCGAGAAGGCCTTCGAGGGACGCAACGTCAACGTCGACGGACGCGGCCTGATCGTAACGCCGCTGTTTCACATCGCCGCGTTCGGAATGTTCGTCAACAACTACTACGCGGGTGCGACGACCGTCCTGATGGACGGGTTCGAACCGAACCGAGTCATGAACGTGATCGAGGAAGAGGCGGTGACCTCCGGGTTCTTCGTCCCGATGATGGCTCGGGCCCTGTTGGCAGTCGACGATTTCGAAGACTACGACCTTTCGGCGTTCGAGGAGTTTGGGATCGGTGCTGCACCGTCGGGGAAGGAACTCAAGGAGACGATATCGAAGGCCTTTGATGCCGACTTACAGGAGGCGTTCGGACAGACCGAGTTGTCACCGACGACGACGCTTCTCCAGCCGAGTCAGGCGCTCGACCATCCGGACAGCGTCGGCAAACCGGTCCTCAACGTCCTCTTCAAGGTAATCGATCCGAAAACTCGCGAAGAAGTCGACCCCGGTGAGATCGGGCAGGTCTGCTATCGCGGCCCGACGATGTTCAACGGCTACTACGGAATGCCCGAGCGGACCGAGGAAACCTTCGACGACGAGGGCTTTTTCGTCTCGGGCGACCTGGTTCGCCAGGACGAAGACGGGTTCGTCGAGTTCGTCGGCCGTGCCGATAACATGATCATTACCGGCGGCGAGAACGTCTACCCGGCCGAAATCGAAGAGACGCTTCACGAACATCCGGCCGTCGACGAGGTCGCGATCGTCGGTACACCGGACGATACGTGGGGGGAACGCATCAAGGCCGCAATCGTCCCCATCGACGGAGGGGAGCCCTCGGCCGACGAACTACAGCGCTACGTTGGCGAGCGACTCGCGGATTACAAAAAACCGAGAGAGTTCGTGTTTCTCGAGTCGTTACCGCGAAATCCAACCGGAAAAGTTCTCAAAGCGCCTCTCGAGGACGAAGCGGGCGAGATGGTTGGCTGGGAGTCCTGA
- a CDS encoding acyl-CoA dehydrogenase family protein: MAKSVDSNPGVSFGVAQETELILQSIDDFIEQEVQPIADDLGETVTNPRLGHEPNGRLTDEVVEAHQEVRRKSAEAGFYAMNMPTDVGGEDVSAITWYRANKHVAKSDVPLSTNVLAGPEGPKPLLAQAEGEQVEKYLKPAMRGEKSTAFGQTEPGVGSDSPNMETRAEKDGDEWVLNGTKQWITNAPYADFIQVFARTSPQEEAGRHGGITCFIVEPDEYDIGSLNNAVGAEGVQAEVHFDDVRLSEDRVLGNVDSAFYDAMSFLGLGRVEIGATAVGHAEWLLDKATEYANSREAFDENIGKYQAVSHKIARGRANAFAADTVGLKCAWMLDQGEQAISESSILKWFATNTVWDIADDVVQIHGANGLAEENPYMHHLHRARIQRIVEGTDEIQLNTIAKQYGVET, from the coding sequence ATGGCGAAATCAGTAGATAGTAATCCGGGTGTCTCCTTCGGAGTGGCCCAGGAAACGGAACTCATCTTGCAGAGTATCGATGACTTCATCGAACAGGAAGTGCAGCCGATCGCCGACGACTTGGGCGAAACGGTGACCAACCCACGTCTCGGCCACGAACCGAACGGTCGCTTAACCGACGAGGTCGTCGAAGCTCACCAGGAAGTACGGCGCAAGAGCGCGGAGGCTGGGTTCTACGCGATGAATATGCCCACGGACGTCGGCGGAGAGGATGTCTCTGCGATTACCTGGTATCGAGCGAACAAACACGTCGCGAAATCCGACGTCCCGCTATCGACGAACGTACTCGCCGGGCCGGAAGGGCCGAAGCCACTGCTGGCTCAGGCCGAGGGCGAACAGGTCGAGAAGTACCTCAAGCCGGCAATGCGCGGCGAGAAGTCGACGGCGTTTGGACAGACCGAACCGGGCGTGGGATCTGACTCGCCGAACATGGAAACTCGCGCCGAGAAAGACGGCGACGAGTGGGTACTCAACGGGACGAAACAATGGATCACGAACGCGCCCTACGCCGACTTTATCCAAGTGTTCGCACGGACCTCCCCACAGGAGGAAGCCGGCAGACACGGAGGCATCACGTGCTTTATCGTCGAACCTGACGAGTACGACATCGGATCGCTAAACAACGCCGTCGGGGCGGAAGGAGTGCAGGCCGAAGTTCACTTTGACGACGTTCGACTCTCCGAAGACCGCGTGCTCGGCAACGTCGATTCTGCCTTCTACGACGCCATGTCGTTTCTGGGCCTCGGTCGGGTGGAGATCGGCGCAACGGCGGTCGGCCACGCCGAGTGGCTGCTCGACAAGGCAACGGAGTACGCCAACAGTCGGGAGGCCTTCGACGAAAACATCGGCAAGTACCAAGCCGTCTCACACAAGATCGCCCGCGGACGAGCAAACGCGTTCGCAGCCGATACTGTCGGCCTCAAGTGCGCGTGGATGCTCGATCAGGGTGAGCAGGCGATTTCCGAGTCGTCGATCCTCAAGTGGTTCGCGACCAACACCGTCTGGGACATCGCCGACGACGTGGTTCAGATTCACGGAGCCAACGGACTGGCCGAGGAGAACCCGTACATGCACCACCTCCATCGTGCCCGCATCCAACGGATCGTCGAGGGGACCGACGAAATTCAGCTCAACACGATTGCAAAGCAATACGGCGTAGAAACGTAA
- a CDS encoding metal-sulfur cluster assembly factor, which produces MDDDRILERLDEIVDPCSAANGTDLSIVSMGLIEEIDIDGSHVTVSMHLTTPFCMQIPFFIDEVEDRVGSLEGVESVTLETDSGIEWSQDMMSEDACRKREQRTQARADRYRETASDRSLARTDG; this is translated from the coding sequence ATGGACGACGATCGGATTCTCGAGCGACTCGACGAGATCGTCGACCCGTGTAGCGCGGCCAACGGAACCGATCTGAGCATCGTCTCGATGGGACTAATCGAGGAAATCGATATCGACGGTAGCCACGTCACCGTCTCGATGCACCTGACGACGCCGTTTTGCATGCAGATCCCGTTTTTCATCGACGAAGTCGAGGATCGAGTCGGGTCACTCGAGGGCGTCGAGTCCGTCACGCTCGAGACTGACTCGGGAATCGAGTGGAGCCAGGACATGATGTCCGAAGACGCCTGTCGGAAACGCGAGCAGCGAACGCAGGCCCGCGCGGACCGATATCGCGAAACCGCGAGTGATCGTTCGCTCGCTCGGACCGACGGATAG
- a CDS encoding amidohydrolase family protein yields the protein MLDLEETFIYDSITHAYNMAPSNYRNEQHAEGITEMLYGTVDGIMTEEYRLEPEAFVRDWGVEETANMLFRESYTDMSTFHPVPMYAFHDGLVANEKAGTVVDRWPDRFRSYAAVDPLRDEWEETLEEQVDAFDPIGVKLYPSHWSADHHEGWSMGDPDVAFPVFEKAADLGIDLIDIHKAIPFGPVPRGPYHPRDVDVAAESFPDLTFSIVHGGFAFTEETAWQLARFPNVYVNLEGIPPILLGNERRFAEILAELISMLGEDGMDRLFWSSGAMSVHPKPQLEAFRDFEFPEDVRKNTSAMGDLPQITDEHKRKILGENYADLIGLDIDEAKSRITDDEFARYRADNGLAEPYSTTAVPEEVA from the coding sequence ATGCTAGACCTCGAGGAGACGTTCATCTACGACTCCATTACGCACGCGTACAACATGGCCCCCTCGAACTACCGGAACGAGCAACATGCCGAAGGCATCACGGAGATGCTCTACGGCACCGTCGACGGGATCATGACCGAGGAGTACCGTCTCGAGCCCGAGGCGTTCGTTCGGGACTGGGGCGTCGAGGAGACGGCGAACATGCTGTTCCGGGAGAGCTATACGGATATGTCGACGTTTCATCCCGTCCCGATGTACGCGTTTCACGACGGCCTCGTCGCCAACGAGAAAGCCGGTACCGTCGTCGACCGGTGGCCCGACCGATTCCGTTCGTACGCCGCCGTCGACCCGCTCCGAGACGAGTGGGAGGAGACGCTCGAGGAGCAAGTCGACGCCTTCGATCCGATCGGCGTCAAACTCTATCCCTCTCACTGGAGTGCGGACCATCACGAGGGGTGGAGCATGGGCGATCCCGACGTGGCGTTTCCGGTATTCGAAAAGGCGGCCGATCTCGGTATCGACCTCATCGACATCCACAAGGCGATTCCGTTCGGCCCGGTGCCTCGCGGACCGTACCATCCGCGGGACGTCGACGTCGCCGCCGAGAGTTTTCCGGACCTCACGTTCAGCATCGTCCACGGCGGGTTCGCGTTCACCGAGGAAACCGCCTGGCAACTGGCGCGATTCCCGAACGTCTACGTCAATCTGGAGGGAATACCGCCGATCTTGCTCGGCAACGAGCGCCGGTTCGCCGAGATACTTGCCGAACTGATCAGCATGCTCGGCGAGGACGGGATGGACCGACTGTTCTGGAGTTCTGGCGCGATGTCCGTTCACCCGAAACCGCAACTCGAGGCGTTTCGTGACTTCGAGTTCCCGGAGGACGTTCGGAAGAACACGAGTGCGATGGGCGACCTTCCACAGATTACCGACGAGCACAAACGGAAGATTCTGGGAGAGAACTACGCCGACCTCATCGGACTGGATATCGACGAGGCGAAGTCGCGAATCACGGACGACGAGTTTGCTCGGTATCGAGCCGACAATGGACTCGCCGAGCCGTACTCGACGACGGCCGTCCCCGAGGAGGTGGCCTGA
- a CDS encoding ABC transporter substrate-binding protein, giving the protein MSRRDVLRTGTIASTAILAGCIGGGGDTLSYISRGGITQESEREVMEEWSEESGVDVTHQEVSDDSEILELIAASPEEFDFTNLVPAAFSEHRLEYDGELFAEIDYGEIPNYDNIKDSWQDAPFLEGHDLGTFYYNNSQGIAYSTEQAEPTSWEDIMEPEHEGTVTLHDNAVTRFANTSALLDIDPAEAVNDNDLWDEVASEMEEFHQNTFNYWVAGDEWMRLLREEQAHLVEGWGGRTENLVEEGHPVDYVIPEEGCLTYSTAFTVVDESEMKEDVYDLLNFLYERENAVELTLGHRYPVQLEDPPDEITERHDYTDHPDDVLWFDWDEIVPVQEELESLHAEIKSI; this is encoded by the coding sequence GTGTCACGACGAGACGTATTACGAACGGGAACGATCGCGAGCACGGCCATCCTCGCGGGGTGTATCGGCGGTGGCGGAGACACGCTCTCGTATATCAGTCGCGGTGGAATCACCCAGGAGTCAGAACGCGAGGTCATGGAGGAGTGGTCCGAAGAGAGCGGAGTCGACGTGACACACCAGGAGGTGAGCGACGATAGTGAAATCCTCGAACTCATCGCAGCGAGTCCGGAGGAGTTCGACTTCACCAATCTCGTGCCCGCGGCCTTCTCCGAACATCGTCTCGAGTACGACGGTGAACTGTTCGCCGAAATCGACTACGGAGAGATTCCGAACTACGACAATATCAAAGATTCCTGGCAAGACGCACCGTTTCTCGAGGGACACGACCTCGGAACGTTCTACTACAATAACTCACAGGGAATCGCGTACAGTACCGAGCAGGCTGAACCGACATCGTGGGAAGACATCATGGAACCCGAACACGAGGGCACGGTGACGTTACACGACAACGCGGTTACCAGATTCGCGAATACCAGTGCACTCCTCGATATCGATCCGGCCGAGGCGGTCAACGACAACGATCTCTGGGACGAAGTTGCAAGCGAGATGGAGGAGTTCCATCAAAACACCTTCAACTACTGGGTGGCGGGCGACGAGTGGATGCGTCTGCTTCGCGAAGAGCAGGCGCATCTGGTCGAAGGCTGGGGTGGCCGTACCGAAAACCTCGTCGAGGAGGGTCATCCCGTCGATTACGTTATCCCCGAAGAGGGTTGTTTGACCTACTCGACTGCCTTCACTGTCGTCGATGAAAGTGAAATGAAAGAGGACGTCTACGACCTTCTCAACTTCCTCTACGAACGCGAGAACGCCGTCGAATTAACGCTTGGTCACCGGTATCCGGTGCAACTCGAGGATCCGCCCGACGAGATTACCGAGCGCCACGATTATACGGATCACCCGGACGACGTGTTGTGGTTCGACTGGGACGAAATCGTTCCAGTGCAAGAAGAACTCGAGTCGCTACACGCGGAAATTAAATCCATCTGA
- a CDS encoding acyl-CoA dehydrogenase family protein, giving the protein MPTRETDIHELIRNSVQDLAADFDPTYWREHVEEKRFPEEYWEELAGNGWLGVAIDEEYGGEGMGMHEMAIVIEELARGGGQGGIIFILTPVFGGISIQRHGTDEQKSTYLPQIVDGEMKFCMGLTEANAGTNTLSIETTAERDGDEFVIHGEKTFISSVETADEMLLVARTSPFDPSNPAHGGTLFLISEPAERDAVSLSTLDTAVPWFEHQYQVSIDGLRVHEDDILGTVDDGFKLMFDTLNTERIAGAASALGGGLRAVDLAVEYANDRDVFGHPIGSHQSIQHPLAESYAKLLAAREITYSAASKWDSGEDCSVETNAAKLLTSEFSTEAASRAIQTHGGNGFTKEYEVYKIWQNSRLTQTVPVSNEMAKNYIAEHHLGLPRSY; this is encoded by the coding sequence ATGCCGACCCGCGAAACTGACATTCACGAGTTGATCCGTAACTCAGTCCAAGACCTCGCCGCTGATTTCGATCCGACATACTGGCGCGAACACGTCGAAGAAAAACGATTCCCCGAGGAGTACTGGGAGGAACTCGCGGGCAACGGATGGCTCGGTGTCGCGATCGACGAGGAGTACGGCGGCGAGGGAATGGGGATGCACGAGATGGCCATCGTCATCGAGGAGTTGGCGCGCGGCGGCGGGCAGGGTGGTATCATCTTCATCCTCACGCCGGTATTCGGCGGGATCAGTATCCAACGCCACGGTACGGACGAACAGAAGTCGACGTACCTCCCCCAGATCGTCGACGGCGAGATGAAATTCTGTATGGGGCTGACCGAGGCGAACGCGGGAACGAACACCCTCTCGATCGAGACGACCGCCGAGCGCGATGGGGACGAGTTCGTCATCCACGGCGAAAAGACGTTCATCAGTAGCGTCGAAACCGCGGACGAGATGTTGTTGGTCGCCCGGACGTCACCGTTCGATCCATCGAACCCGGCTCACGGCGGTACGCTGTTTCTGATCTCCGAACCCGCCGAACGTGACGCGGTTTCGCTGTCGACGCTCGACACGGCGGTGCCGTGGTTCGAACACCAGTATCAGGTCTCTATCGACGGCCTCCGCGTACACGAAGACGACATTCTCGGAACCGTCGACGACGGGTTCAAACTCATGTTCGACACCCTCAATACCGAACGCATCGCCGGCGCAGCAAGCGCGCTCGGGGGCGGACTGCGCGCGGTCGACCTCGCAGTCGAATACGCGAACGACCGCGACGTCTTCGGACACCCCATCGGTTCCCACCAGTCGATCCAACACCCACTCGCCGAGTCCTACGCCAAACTCCTGGCCGCTCGAGAAATCACATATAGCGCCGCCTCGAAGTGGGATTCCGGCGAGGACTGCAGCGTAGAGACCAACGCCGCGAAACTCCTGACGAGTGAGTTCAGCACTGAAGCGGCGTCGCGAGCGATTCAAACCCACGGCGGGAACGGATTCACGAAAGAGTACGAGGTGTACAAAATCTGGCAAAATTCACGTCTCACACAGACCGTGCCAGTGTCGAACGAGATGGCGAAAAACTACATCGCAGAGCATCATCTCGGACTTCCTCGATCGTACTAG